From Actinoplanes oblitus, a single genomic window includes:
- a CDS encoding glycosyltransferase family 2 protein, translating into MPYDYDSFSRLAGPADPVPTGDYRVRLRPLTRHRPIRNLLLTSLAFLLEATFFGWLLTKADLSGGGLAPAMIALIELFRLVNVVTLCLATLRARDPVPVPPDPGLRVAFLTTIVPGKEPIEMVEQTLRAATRIRGDHDVWLLDEGDDDEVKKMCASAGVRHFSRRGVARWNTPGGGFKAKTKHGNYNAWVDAHGDDYDVFVSVDPDHVPLPSFCERLLGYFRDPDVAFVVGPQIYGNYDNLVTRWAESQQYLFHSLLQRAGNRLGAPMLVGTNNAVRIAALRGIGGLQDSITEDMATSLALHATRNPVTGNRWRSVYTPDVLAVGEGPSAWTDYFSQQHRWSRGTDEVCVTGFLAKIPQLGVRRTLHYALLMAYYPMTAVAWLLGTATAVAHIVLGVRGVQVPQQMWSMLYVDAAMFQVGLYLWNRRHNVSPHEEAGSSGLTGMLLSTLCAPIYVASFRQTLLRRRAGFVVTPKGDSASPDRVSTFRTHLSWAAFFAVLLVTAVATGRTHGLMWLWPALNLTLCLTPIALWRLTPRPAPAPVKIPAQRTEEPLRTYA; encoded by the coding sequence ATGCCCTACGACTACGACAGCTTCAGCCGCCTGGCCGGTCCCGCCGACCCGGTCCCGACGGGCGACTACCGGGTCCGGCTGCGGCCGCTGACCCGGCACCGCCCGATCCGCAACCTCCTGCTCACGAGTCTCGCGTTTCTCCTGGAGGCCACGTTCTTCGGCTGGCTGCTCACCAAGGCCGACCTGTCCGGTGGCGGCCTCGCCCCGGCGATGATCGCCCTGATCGAACTGTTCCGGCTGGTCAACGTGGTCACGCTGTGCCTGGCCACGCTGCGCGCCAGGGACCCGGTGCCGGTACCGCCGGATCCGGGCCTGCGGGTCGCCTTCCTCACCACCATCGTCCCCGGCAAGGAGCCGATCGAGATGGTCGAGCAGACCCTGCGGGCGGCCACCCGGATCCGCGGCGACCACGACGTCTGGCTGCTCGACGAGGGCGACGACGACGAGGTCAAGAAGATGTGCGCGAGCGCCGGCGTCCGGCACTTCAGCCGCCGGGGCGTGGCCCGGTGGAACACTCCGGGCGGCGGCTTCAAGGCGAAGACCAAGCACGGCAACTACAACGCCTGGGTGGACGCGCACGGTGACGACTACGACGTGTTCGTCTCGGTCGACCCGGATCACGTGCCGCTGCCGTCGTTCTGCGAGCGGCTGCTCGGCTACTTCCGCGACCCGGACGTCGCGTTCGTGGTCGGCCCGCAGATCTACGGCAACTACGACAACCTGGTGACCCGCTGGGCCGAGTCGCAGCAGTACCTGTTCCACTCGCTGCTGCAGCGGGCCGGCAACCGGCTGGGCGCGCCGATGCTGGTCGGCACGAACAACGCGGTGCGGATCGCGGCGCTGCGCGGTATCGGCGGGCTGCAGGACTCGATCACCGAGGACATGGCGACCAGCCTGGCCCTGCACGCCACCCGTAACCCGGTGACCGGAAACCGCTGGCGCTCGGTCTACACCCCGGACGTCCTGGCCGTCGGTGAGGGCCCGTCCGCCTGGACCGACTACTTCAGCCAGCAGCACCGCTGGTCGCGCGGCACCGACGAGGTCTGCGTCACCGGTTTCCTCGCCAAGATTCCCCAGCTCGGGGTACGCCGGACGCTGCACTACGCGTTGTTGATGGCGTACTACCCGATGACCGCCGTGGCGTGGCTGCTCGGCACCGCCACCGCCGTCGCCCACATCGTCCTCGGCGTCCGCGGCGTGCAGGTGCCGCAGCAGATGTGGTCGATGCTGTACGTGGACGCGGCGATGTTCCAGGTCGGCCTCTACCTGTGGAACCGCCGGCACAACGTGAGCCCGCACGAGGAGGCCGGGTCGTCCGGGCTGACCGGGATGCTGCTCTCCACCCTGTGCGCGCCGATCTACGTGGCGTCGTTCCGGCAGACGCTGCTGCGCCGGCGGGCCGGGTTCGTGGTCACGCCGAAGGGCGACTCGGCCAGCCCGGATCGGGTGAGCACGTTCCGGACCCATCTGAGCTGGGCGGCGTTCTTCGCGGTACTGCTCGTGACGGCGGTGGCGACCGGGCGTACGCACGGGCTGATGTGGCTGTGGCCGGCGCTGAACCTCACGCTCTGCCTGACCCCGATCGCCCTGTGGCGTCTCACGCCGCGACCCGCCCCGGCACCGGTGAAGATCCCCGCACAACGCACGGAAGAGCCCCTGAGGACGTACGCATGA
- a CDS encoding NADPH-dependent F420 reductase: MNVGILGTGSLARALGRVWVDAGHAVLVTGRDPEHVTEAAREIGGHGADPAGFGSRVDVVVIAVAWAGLAEALALIGADRGTLAGKAVLDCTNPVDYATGELLGSAAELVARTATGASVVKALHLFAGASWPRTGPAEQAPVVAICGDDPEALDRASALIGDLGGRAGVVGGLGAARQLEEAAGFVMRVVGSGHNPRFAVPDVDPALLRPAG; this comes from the coding sequence GTGAACGTTGGCATTCTCGGTACCGGCAGTCTGGCCCGGGCGCTGGGCCGGGTCTGGGTGGACGCCGGCCACGCGGTGCTGGTGACCGGCCGCGACCCGGAGCACGTCACCGAGGCGGCGCGGGAGATCGGCGGCCACGGCGCCGATCCGGCCGGCTTCGGTTCGCGGGTCGACGTGGTGGTGATCGCCGTCGCCTGGGCCGGTCTGGCGGAGGCGCTGGCGCTGATCGGCGCGGATCGCGGGACGCTGGCCGGCAAGGCCGTACTGGACTGCACGAACCCCGTGGACTACGCGACCGGCGAGCTGCTGGGCTCGGCGGCGGAGTTGGTGGCGCGCACGGCGACCGGCGCCTCGGTGGTGAAGGCGCTGCACCTGTTCGCCGGGGCGTCGTGGCCGCGCACCGGGCCGGCCGAGCAGGCGCCGGTGGTGGCGATCTGCGGGGACGACCCGGAGGCGCTGGACCGGGCGTCGGCGCTGATCGGGGATCTCGGCGGGCGGGCCGGGGTGGTCGGCGGGCTGGGTGCGGCGCGGCAGTTGGAGGAGGCGGCCGGGTTCGTGATGCGGGTGGTCGGATCCGGTCACAACCCCCGGTTCGCGGTGCCCGACGTGGATCCCGCGCTGCTGCGCCCGGCCGGCTGA
- a CDS encoding DUF4190 domain-containing protein: MSDQQSPPPSPGTPPADPTLPAFPGANEATTVNPVPADPPTTPYAPPGTPPTAYLPPGEPTSPYQPPAPTTPFPAPGFPAATSPAPGFPAAAHPEPGQPAPSQPRPAYPTPGYTAPDPGYAAPDPGYPHQGYAAPATGYPHQGYGAPGYPPAAYQGQPGPAYPPAAYGAPGYGAPGYDPATGYPPVPYGPPPGYPSPYQAFPAAPVGETNRYATLSLVTGIIGLFPLGLIFGFIAVSQINKTRQPGRGQAIAGILTSGAWMYAAYIVISFWVGLDQAGVADTTGF; the protein is encoded by the coding sequence GTGAGCGATCAGCAGTCACCCCCGCCGAGCCCGGGGACGCCGCCGGCCGACCCGACGCTGCCGGCCTTCCCCGGGGCGAACGAGGCGACCACCGTGAACCCGGTGCCCGCGGACCCGCCGACGACCCCCTACGCGCCGCCAGGCACCCCGCCCACCGCTTACCTGCCGCCCGGCGAGCCGACGAGCCCCTACCAGCCGCCGGCGCCCACCACGCCGTTCCCGGCACCCGGCTTCCCGGCGGCGACCAGCCCCGCGCCCGGCTTCCCGGCGGCGGCTCACCCGGAGCCCGGCCAGCCCGCGCCGAGCCAGCCGCGCCCCGCCTACCCGACGCCCGGCTACACCGCACCGGACCCGGGTTACGCCGCACCGGACCCCGGCTACCCGCATCAGGGTTACGCCGCACCGGCCACCGGCTATCCGCATCAGGGCTACGGAGCGCCCGGATATCCCCCGGCCGCGTATCAGGGTCAGCCCGGCCCGGCCTACCCGCCGGCCGCCTACGGAGCGCCCGGCTACGGAGCCCCCGGTTACGACCCGGCCACCGGATACCCGCCGGTCCCCTACGGCCCGCCGCCCGGCTACCCGTCGCCCTACCAGGCCTTCCCGGCCGCCCCGGTCGGCGAGACCAACAGGTACGCCACCCTCTCGCTGGTCACCGGCATCATCGGCCTGTTCCCGCTCGGCCTGATCTTCGGGTTCATCGCGGTCTCCCAGATCAACAAGACCCGGCAGCCGGGCCGCGGCCAGGCGATCGCCGGCATCCTCACCTCCGGCGCCTGGATGTACGCCGCCTACATCGTCATCTCGTTCTGGGTCGGCCTCGACCAGGCGGGCGTGGCTGACACCACGGGCTTCTGA
- a CDS encoding ankyrin repeat domain-containing protein, which translates to MADLDEETIAYAHRMFDLARAGDTAELISNVAAGLPPNLTNDKGDTLLILAAYHNHPDTVAALLEHGADPDRVNDRGQSALSAAVFRQNPATVRVLLGAGADPHAGTPSALATAEYFQLPEMARLLQA; encoded by the coding sequence GTGGCAGATCTGGATGAAGAGACGATCGCGTACGCGCATCGCATGTTCGACCTGGCGCGGGCCGGGGACACCGCCGAGCTGATCAGCAACGTCGCCGCCGGTCTGCCGCCCAACCTCACCAACGACAAGGGCGACACGCTGCTGATCCTCGCGGCCTACCACAACCACCCGGACACGGTGGCCGCCCTGCTGGAGCACGGCGCCGACCCGGACCGGGTGAACGACCGTGGCCAGTCCGCGCTCTCGGCCGCCGTCTTCCGGCAGAACCCGGCCACCGTGCGGGTCCTGCTCGGGGCGGGCGCCGATCCGCACGCCGGCACCCCCTCCGCGCTCGCCACCGCGGAGTATTTCCAGCTTCCCGAGATGGCCCGGCTGCTGCAGGCCTGA
- a CDS encoding type II toxin-antitoxin system VapC family toxin: MKFVIVDTDAFSHLSFNTAATESLGSHLAAAVPVISFTTVAEVHFGAAKAGWGQRRVDRLEEAIRRYVVAPFDQDLARLWGRLKHQAQQAGHPLGHNSQTNDLWICATAIYHNAPLLTLNRRHFENFPGLVLLT, from the coding sequence ATGAAGTTCGTGATCGTCGACACCGACGCCTTCTCGCACCTGTCCTTCAACACTGCCGCCACCGAGTCACTGGGTTCGCATTTGGCCGCCGCGGTCCCGGTCATCAGTTTCACCACTGTCGCGGAGGTGCATTTCGGTGCGGCCAAGGCCGGGTGGGGCCAGCGGCGAGTCGACCGGCTCGAGGAGGCGATCCGGCGTTACGTCGTCGCCCCGTTCGACCAGGATCTCGCCCGGCTCTGGGGCCGTCTGAAACATCAGGCACAGCAGGCCGGTCACCCGCTCGGTCACAACAGTCAGACCAATGACCTGTGGATTTGTGCCACAGCGATCTACCACAACGCCCCGCTGCTGACGCTGAACCGGCGACACTTCGAGAACTTCCCAGGTCTGGTTCTGCTTACCTGA
- a CDS encoding acyl-CoA dehydrogenase family protein: MIGDSIDAARLQEALDGRWAHIRQAVRDKLGKTGFAAVHGETGDEARDRISALIRRIPTDIGVASAFPKVYGGSDDPGGSVVAAEMLAYADLSLMVKAGVQWGLFGGAVVALGTERHHEAYLRGIIATEIMGCFAMTETGHGSDVQKLRTTCVYDPDTETFDLHTPHQAARKDYIGNAARDGRMAVVFAQLITQGRNRGVHAWLVPIRDADGNPMPGVTLSDAGHKAGLLGVDNGRISFDHVTVPRDMLLDRYGQVAADGTYSSPIDNDTRRFFTMLGTLVRGRVTVGGAASAATRAALTIAIRYGDIRRQFGVPGEDREVALNDYLAHQRKLLPALATSYAYAFAQEELVGTLADVQTGSGPVDEHRQRELESRAAGLKAMQTWHATHTIQMCREACGGAGYLSENRLPALKADTDVFTTFEGDNTVLLQLVAKGLLTGYRDAFGSLDGWGRATFVAEQVREMVLERTAARGLIQRLVGAVPGRDEEVAVTDRGWHLTMFEDREKHVLEGAIRRLRNGAATKKDRPFEIFNDVQDHVLKTATAHIDRITLEAFVAGIERTTDPAAQTLLNRVCDLYALVTIEADKGWFLEHGRLTPARSKAITTVINDLLAELRPHLRTLVDAFAIPDEWLNAAILREEPGRQEAMAEEDARVTTA; this comes from the coding sequence ATGATCGGCGACTCCATCGACGCGGCCCGCCTTCAGGAAGCCCTGGACGGGCGGTGGGCGCACATCCGGCAAGCGGTGCGGGACAAGCTCGGCAAGACCGGTTTCGCCGCCGTGCACGGTGAGACCGGCGACGAGGCCCGGGACCGGATCAGCGCGCTCATCCGCCGGATCCCCACCGACATCGGGGTGGCCTCGGCGTTCCCGAAGGTCTACGGCGGGTCGGACGACCCGGGCGGCTCGGTGGTGGCCGCCGAGATGCTGGCCTACGCCGACCTGTCCCTGATGGTGAAGGCGGGCGTGCAGTGGGGGCTGTTCGGCGGCGCCGTGGTGGCGCTCGGCACCGAGCGGCACCACGAGGCCTACCTGCGCGGGATCATCGCCACCGAGATCATGGGCTGCTTCGCGATGACCGAGACCGGCCACGGCTCGGACGTGCAGAAACTGCGGACGACCTGCGTCTACGACCCGGACACCGAGACCTTCGACCTGCACACCCCGCACCAGGCGGCCCGCAAGGACTACATCGGCAACGCGGCGCGGGACGGCCGGATGGCGGTGGTCTTCGCCCAGCTGATCACCCAGGGGCGCAACCGTGGCGTGCACGCCTGGCTGGTGCCGATCCGGGACGCCGACGGCAACCCGATGCCGGGGGTCACGCTCAGCGACGCCGGGCACAAGGCGGGCCTGCTCGGCGTGGACAACGGCCGGATCAGCTTCGACCACGTGACGGTGCCCCGGGACATGCTGCTGGACCGGTACGGCCAGGTCGCCGCCGACGGCACGTACTCCAGCCCGATCGACAACGACACCCGCCGCTTCTTCACGATGCTCGGCACGCTGGTCCGCGGGCGGGTCACCGTCGGTGGCGCGGCGTCGGCGGCGACCCGGGCGGCGCTGACCATCGCGATCCGTTACGGCGACATCCGCCGGCAGTTCGGGGTGCCCGGCGAGGACCGCGAGGTGGCGCTCAACGACTACCTCGCCCACCAGCGCAAACTCCTGCCGGCGCTGGCCACCTCGTACGCCTACGCGTTCGCTCAGGAGGAGCTCGTCGGCACCCTGGCCGACGTGCAGACCGGGTCCGGCCCGGTCGACGAGCACCGCCAGCGCGAGCTGGAGTCCCGCGCCGCCGGGCTGAAGGCGATGCAGACCTGGCACGCCACGCACACCATCCAGATGTGCCGGGAGGCGTGCGGCGGCGCCGGCTACCTGTCGGAGAACCGGCTGCCCGCGCTGAAGGCCGACACCGACGTGTTCACCACCTTCGAGGGCGACAACACAGTGCTGTTGCAGCTGGTCGCGAAGGGCCTGCTGACCGGCTACCGGGACGCCTTCGGCTCGCTGGACGGCTGGGGCCGGGCCACCTTCGTCGCCGAGCAGGTCCGGGAGATGGTGCTGGAGCGCACCGCGGCTCGCGGGCTGATCCAGCGGCTGGTCGGCGCGGTGCCGGGCCGCGACGAGGAGGTGGCGGTCACCGACCGTGGCTGGCACCTGACCATGTTCGAGGACCGCGAGAAGCATGTGCTGGAGGGCGCCATCCGGCGCCTGCGCAACGGCGCCGCGACCAAGAAGGACCGCCCGTTCGAGATCTTCAACGACGTGCAGGACCACGTGCTGAAGACCGCTACCGCGCACATCGACCGGATCACCCTGGAGGCGTTCGTCGCCGGCATCGAGCGGACCACCGACCCGGCCGCGCAGACCCTGCTGAACCGGGTCTGCGACCTCTACGCGCTGGTCACCATCGAGGCCGACAAGGGCTGGTTCCTGGAACACGGCCGGCTCACCCCGGCCCGCTCCAAGGCGATCACCACGGTGATCAACGACCTGCTCGCGGAGCTGCGCCCGCACCTGCGCACGCTCGTCGACGCGTTCGCCATCCCGGACGAGTGGCTCAACGCCGCGATCCTGCGCGAGGAGCCCGGCCGCCAGGAGGCGATGGCCGAGGAGGACGCGCGCGTCACGACCGCGTGA
- a CDS encoding PhzF family phenazine biosynthesis protein, with protein sequence MIVDACLRDGRGGSPTLVIDDTPMPDAARALAVRRSGASHGAFVTVGDDVADVRFFTSTGELPACGHGTVAALAWLADRLGRDGEFVLRVSGRTFHGWAEGTEAWFEQAPVTLREPSGVEPVLAALGLDPSAPGVRAASTGRWRLLVPVTSRTVLAGLRPDVDALRRACDAAGLLGCYVHSPVEDGGRLAARMFAPSIGVPEDIANANSTSCLLVSLGAGSLAADMGDALGRPATVLARLAGGRPQAGGVARGQNPKPSNRYAL encoded by the coding sequence ATGATCGTGGACGCCTGCCTGCGCGACGGCCGGGGCGGCAGCCCGACCCTGGTCATCGACGACACGCCGATGCCGGACGCGGCCCGCGCGCTCGCCGTCCGGCGCAGCGGCGCGTCGCACGGGGCGTTCGTCACGGTGGGTGACGACGTTGCCGACGTACGGTTCTTCACCTCGACGGGGGAGTTGCCCGCCTGCGGCCACGGCACCGTCGCGGCGCTGGCCTGGCTCGCCGACCGCCTCGGCCGGGACGGCGAGTTCGTCCTGCGGGTGTCCGGGCGGACCTTCCACGGCTGGGCCGAGGGCACCGAGGCCTGGTTCGAGCAGGCCCCGGTGACGCTGCGCGAGCCGAGCGGGGTGGAACCGGTGCTCGCCGCGCTCGGACTGGACCCGTCCGCGCCCGGCGTACGGGCCGCCTCGACCGGGCGATGGCGGCTGCTCGTCCCGGTCACGTCACGCACCGTGCTGGCCGGGCTGCGCCCGGACGTCGACGCGCTGCGCCGGGCCTGCGACGCCGCGGGCCTGCTCGGCTGCTACGTCCACAGCCCGGTCGAGGACGGTGGCCGGCTGGCGGCCCGGATGTTCGCGCCGTCGATCGGCGTACCGGAGGACATCGCCAACGCGAACAGCACGTCCTGCCTGCTCGTCTCGCTCGGGGCGGGGTCGCTCGCCGCCGACATGGGCGACGCGCTGGGGCGCCCGGCGACGGTGCTGGCCCGGCTGGCCGGTGGCCGCCCGCAGGCCGGTGGAGTTGCCCGCGGGCAAAACCCGAAACCGTCGAACCGATACGCCTTGTGA
- the glxA gene encoding radical copper oxidase GlxA — protein MSPEPTLTRRLLRGLAVLPAIAAVLAANRPIVVFAAQRYHEFRIDQASYKAAYGQWSMLAVPDGFRINAIHAALLSTGKVLIVAGSGNNRKNFEAGTFRSILWDPATDRFSQVPTPSDMFCAGHTFLADGKLLVAGGTRSYEVLPANIRYAAGVMKIKNESPDDGPQTIAKGTRLTSPDGRQYATRADVVVPAAMKMQHGGHTMVHAGEVEVWADAVEPGDAGVIDRPAQYRFAGFTGTKARNVYGVADKITRDKQEYGGDNTSYEFDPRAERYVRTGNLTDHRWYPTLAPLAGGNVLAVSGLDQFGRMLPGRNEVYVARDHRWAAAPRLTRAFPTYPALFLTRDERLFFSGSNAGYGSATEGRTPGLWNVRTNEFRPVPGLRDATMTETSASVLLPPAQRQRVMIMGGGAVGDSPKSTARTAIADLSRPAPVYQPGPDLPHPTRYLNTVVLPDDTVLTSGGSSGYRGGPYRGENRSDLLTAQIYDPYRNLFRTAAAPTVGRDYHSEALLLPDGRVVTMGSDPIYDRSGRNPGVFEQRIEIYSPPYLFRGARPEIVGGPDEVARGHTVSFGTWDADRIRTARLIRPSAVTHATDLDQRSIALPIRRAPGGLLVEIPQERGLVPTGWYMLFVTDTAGIPSRATWVHVS, from the coding sequence ATGAGCCCTGAGCCCACCCTGACCCGCCGCCTCCTCCGCGGCCTCGCCGTCCTGCCGGCCATCGCGGCGGTCCTCGCCGCGAACCGCCCGATCGTGGTCTTCGCGGCCCAGCGATATCACGAGTTCCGCATCGACCAGGCGAGCTACAAGGCCGCCTACGGCCAGTGGTCGATGCTCGCGGTCCCGGACGGCTTCCGGATCAACGCGATCCACGCGGCCCTGCTCAGCACCGGCAAGGTCCTGATCGTCGCGGGCTCCGGGAACAACCGGAAGAACTTCGAGGCCGGCACGTTCCGGTCGATCCTGTGGGATCCGGCGACCGACAGGTTCTCGCAGGTGCCGACGCCCAGCGACATGTTCTGCGCCGGGCACACCTTCCTCGCGGACGGAAAGCTGCTGGTGGCCGGCGGGACGAGGTCCTACGAGGTGCTGCCGGCGAACATCAGGTACGCGGCGGGCGTCATGAAGATCAAGAACGAGTCGCCCGACGACGGGCCGCAGACCATCGCGAAGGGGACGCGGCTGACGAGTCCCGACGGGCGGCAGTATGCGACCCGGGCCGATGTCGTCGTCCCGGCCGCGATGAAGATGCAGCACGGTGGCCACACCATGGTGCACGCCGGCGAGGTGGAGGTGTGGGCGGACGCGGTCGAACCGGGCGACGCGGGAGTGATCGATCGGCCCGCTCAGTATCGATTCGCCGGATTCACCGGGACGAAGGCCCGCAACGTCTACGGCGTCGCCGACAAGATCACCCGGGACAAACAGGAGTACGGCGGCGACAACACCTCCTACGAGTTCGACCCGCGCGCCGAGCGCTACGTCCGGACCGGCAACCTCACCGACCACCGCTGGTACCCCACCCTGGCCCCACTCGCCGGCGGCAACGTCCTCGCCGTCTCCGGCCTCGACCAGTTCGGCCGGATGCTGCCCGGGCGCAACGAGGTCTACGTGGCCCGCGACCACCGCTGGGCCGCCGCCCCGAGACTGACCCGGGCCTTCCCCACCTATCCGGCCCTGTTCCTCACCCGTGACGAGCGGCTCTTCTTCTCCGGCTCGAACGCCGGATACGGCTCCGCCACCGAGGGACGCACCCCCGGCCTGTGGAACGTGCGGACCAACGAGTTCCGCCCGGTTCCCGGCCTGCGCGACGCCACCATGACCGAGACCAGCGCCTCGGTCCTGCTCCCCCCGGCCCAGCGCCAGCGCGTCATGATCATGGGCGGCGGCGCGGTCGGCGACTCACCGAAGTCCACCGCCCGCACCGCGATCGCCGATCTGAGCCGGCCGGCCCCGGTCTACCAGCCCGGCCCGGACCTGCCGCACCCGACGAGGTACCTGAACACCGTCGTGCTGCCCGACGACACCGTCCTGACCAGCGGCGGCTCGTCCGGCTACCGGGGTGGGCCGTACCGCGGCGAGAACCGGAGCGACCTGCTCACCGCGCAGATCTACGACCCGTACCGCAATCTGTTCCGCACCGCCGCCGCGCCCACCGTGGGCCGCGACTACCACTCGGAGGCGCTGCTGCTGCCGGACGGCCGGGTGGTCACCATGGGCAGCGACCCGATCTACGACCGCTCCGGCAGGAACCCCGGCGTCTTCGAACAGCGGATCGAGATCTACAGCCCGCCCTACCTGTTCCGCGGCGCCCGCCCGGAAATCGTGGGCGGACCGGACGAGGTCGCCCGGGGGCACACCGTCTCGTTCGGCACCTGGGACGCCGACCGGATCCGCACCGCACGGCTGATCCGCCCCAGCGCCGTCACCCACGCCACCGACCTCGATCAGCGCTCGATCGCCCTCCCGATCCGCCGCGCCCCCGGCGGCCTCCTGGTCGAGATCCCGCAGGAGCGCGGCCTGGTGCCCACCGGCTGGTACATGCTCTTCGTCACCGACACCGCGGGCATCCCGTCCCGGGCCACCTGGGTGCACGTCTCCTGA
- a CDS encoding glycoside hydrolase family 6 protein has translation MRVRCAVLAAVACASVAACTAEAGSRPEPVPAPPVEQFYVEPAGAAAAQVRAWDAAGRPADAAAVRRIADEPTAVWFADADPGFADRARDLVTSAAAAGRTPVLVAYYVPRRDCGGHSGGGAPDAAAYRDWIAQLAGAVHGSPALVVLEPDAVTHVLQGCLSDGDAGERFALLGEAIRAFEADPGVRVYLDAGNPGWVKDVDRVADALRRAGVADADGFSLNVANFETTEANIGYGTAISDELGGKHFVIDTSRNGNGPATTASSGDGHWCNPPGRALGPAPTTQTGHQRVDAYLWVKRPGESDGACGSGAPPAGQWWPEYALALATN, from the coding sequence ATGAGAGTTCGTTGCGCGGTCCTGGCCGCTGTCGCGTGCGCGAGCGTCGCGGCCTGCACGGCCGAGGCCGGCTCCCGGCCCGAGCCGGTGCCGGCGCCGCCGGTCGAGCAGTTCTACGTGGAGCCGGCCGGGGCGGCGGCCGCCCAGGTGCGGGCCTGGGACGCGGCCGGCCGCCCGGCGGACGCGGCGGCGGTCCGGCGGATCGCCGACGAGCCGACCGCGGTGTGGTTCGCGGACGCCGATCCCGGCTTCGCCGACCGGGCCCGCGACCTGGTCACCTCGGCGGCGGCGGCCGGGCGGACCCCGGTGCTGGTCGCCTACTACGTGCCGCGTCGCGACTGCGGCGGCCACTCCGGGGGCGGGGCGCCGGACGCCGCCGCCTACCGGGACTGGATCGCCCAGTTGGCCGGGGCGGTGCACGGGTCGCCGGCGCTGGTCGTGCTGGAGCCGGACGCGGTGACCCACGTGCTGCAGGGCTGCCTGTCCGACGGGGACGCCGGTGAGCGGTTCGCGCTGCTCGGCGAGGCGATCCGGGCGTTCGAGGCGGATCCGGGGGTGCGGGTCTACCTGGACGCCGGGAACCCCGGCTGGGTCAAGGACGTGGACCGGGTGGCGGACGCGCTGCGGCGGGCCGGGGTGGCCGACGCCGACGGGTTCAGCCTCAACGTGGCGAACTTCGAGACCACCGAGGCGAACATCGGGTACGGGACGGCGATCTCCGACGAGCTGGGCGGCAAGCACTTCGTGATCGACACCAGCCGCAACGGCAACGGGCCGGCCACCACGGCGAGCTCCGGCGACGGCCACTGGTGCAACCCGCCGGGCCGGGCGCTGGGCCCGGCGCCCACCACGCAGACCGGGCACCAGCGGGTCGACGCGTACCTGTGGGTGAAACGCCCGGGCGAGTCGGACGGCGCATGCGGCTCCGGCGCGCCGCCGGCCGGCCAGTGGTGGCCGGAGTACGCCCTGGCCCTGGCGACCAACTGA